Proteins from one Chloroflexota bacterium genomic window:
- a CDS encoding c-type cytochrome, translated as MTKNIAVSLLFTLATVALLGFIWFGQTNARLDATNLRQDALQLEFGQRNYEQYCATCHGLAGEGQGPGNKAAPKLSDLQGRLGPGTEAFTRENGIQKKYGSLRNYVEAIIAYGKTGTAMPAWKLQGMRDDQIKAIASYVMSMQGGAVAPSALDSAKSWSATTEAGLPPTATPNEPPLDDPLAEAGKQTFNTYCISCHSKTDASGAGPGLAGLFGESGTKAFGTTLPNGNPVDEANVLDWIKNGGGGPGVGPDPQDGASYGVMPAQGQILSEDKILEVIAYLKTLTR; from the coding sequence ATGACGAAAAACATTGCAGTTTCGCTGCTGTTTACCCTCGCAACAGTTGCCTTGCTTGGCTTTATCTGGTTTGGCCAAACCAATGCTCGTTTGGATGCTACCAATTTACGCCAAGACGCTTTGCAATTGGAGTTCGGGCAGCGCAACTACGAACAATATTGTGCCACCTGCCACGGCTTGGCTGGCGAAGGCCAAGGCCCAGGCAATAAGGCCGCGCCAAAGCTTTCGGATTTGCAAGGGCGCTTAGGCCCAGGCACCGAAGCCTTCACCCGCGAAAACGGTATTCAGAAAAAATATGGCTCGTTGCGCAACTATGTTGAAGCCATTATTGCCTATGGCAAAACTGGCACGGCTATGCCTGCTTGGAAATTGCAAGGCATGCGCGATGACCAAATCAAGGCAATTGCCTCATATGTGATGTCAATGCAAGGTGGTGCAGTCGCTCCATCCGCGCTTGACTCAGCCAAATCATGGTCTGCCACAACTGAAGCTGGTTTGCCACCAACCGCTACTCCCAATGAACCACCGTTGGATGATCCATTGGCAGAAGCTGGCAAGCAAACCTTTAATACCTATTGTATTAGCTGCCACAGCAAAACCGATGCAAGCGGTGCTGGCCCTGGCTTAGCTGGCTTGTTCGGCGAAAGTGGCACTAAAGCCTTTGGTACAACCCTACCCAACGGCAATCCAGTTGATGAAGCAAACGTCCTAGATTGGATCAAGAATGGTGGTGGTGGCCCAGGCGTTGGCCCAGATCCTCAAGATGGCGCTTCGTATGGGGTCATGCCTGCTCAAGGCCAGATCCTCAGCGAAGATAAGATTCTCGAAGTTATCGCCTACTTGAAGACATTGACTCGTTAA